The Chitinophagales bacterium genomic interval GTTGCGAAAGCACCAGCGCCGTATCTGCCAGTTGCGGGATGGCCCTGGCAGAAACAAAGCTGCCGAAATCAATCGTGTCGAAGCCGGCCTCCAGCAATGAATTGATGTACTGTATCTTTTTTTCAGTCGGGATGAATCCTTTGATGCCCTGCATCGCATCACGCGGACATTCAATTATCTTTACCTTCTCCATCCTGCTAACATCCTGTTGTACCTGCATGCTTATCACTTTACTATTTTTTTGCAACGACGGCAAATTTCAGCAATTTCATGATAGGAATTCCGTGTACCTGAATAAATCAGGCAGAGAACCTATCTTACGCATAACTGAAAATTCATTCCTCCCGGCTATAACAGGTTTATGCAAGTCACACTAAGGCAGGCAACAGTTGATGATACCGCTTTACTGACGGAACTCGGTATCACTACCTTCACTGAAAAATGGAAGGACAATTATGATGAGCAAACGCTGAAGGCTTATCTTTCCAAAGCATATGATATTGGCACGATCCGCCAGGAATTACAGGACAGCACCTTCACCTATCTCCTGGCTGCAATACCGGAACAGGTGATAGGCTTTACAAAACTCAGCAGGCAACAGCAGCTTGCTGACTGGATCCATGAACCGTGTCTTGAAGTTTGCCGTATCTACGTGCTGCAACAGTTCCAGGGATTTAAGGCTGGAGCCATCATGATGGATGCCGCTATTGCAATCGCCCGGCAGGAAAAAATGGAATCGGTGGTGCTCGGTGTCTGGGAGAATAATCACCGTGCTATTGCCTTCTACAAAAAACTGGGATTTGAAAAAATCGGCACACACCCTTTTTATACCGGTGACGTGGTAGAGACAGATTGGGTGATGCGGAAAGGGCTGACATGAACCTTTAACGTAAAGATCATTATTACGGTGAAGGTTTCGTGGAGATTAAAAACAATCAAACCACCACATTAATCATCCTGCCCTTTACTACAATTACTTTCTTCGGCGTTTTCCCTTCAAAATATTTTTGAATAGCCGGGTTCTTCCTCACTTCCTGCTCCATTTCTTCCGTTGAAACATCGAGTGAGAAGCTCATCTTTGCACGGGTTTTACCATTGATAGCCACAGGATATTCGAACGTGTTTTCTACCAGCAGTGATGCATCAAGAGCAGGGAAAGCTGCCTTTACAATACTTGCTTCATGTCCGAGTTTTTCCCACAGAAATTCAGTGACGAAGGGTGCATATGGACTGAGAATGATCAACAAGGGTTCCAGTATTTCCCTCTTATGACAATCGAGTTGTACGAATTCATTCACACAGATCATGTAAGCACTCACTGTCGTATTGAATGACAGGCGTTCCATATCATCAGCCACTTTTTTAATCGTACGGTGCAATACTTTTAATTCCGTTGTTACAGGTGCGTCTGCAGTAACCAGCCACCTTCCGTCCTCATCATAAAACAGCTTCCACATTTTTTTGAGGAAGCGGTATACGCCGTCAATGCCTTTTGTATCCCAGGGTTTGCTTTGTTCTATCGGGCCTAGAAACATTTCATATAAGCGAAAAGCATCGGCTCCGTATTCTGCTACTACATGATCAGGGTTGATGACATTATATTTGGACTTAGAGATTTTTTCAATTCCAATATATTTCGCCAAGAATGGCTTTTTGCCTTCATCGTTGAATGGATAATAATCCTTATTGTAATAAAAACCATATTGAGTAACGTAAACCGCATTTTCAAAACCAGCTATCTGCGATAAGCGCTCAAGATTTACTATGGAAATATTTTTCCCATCAACTTGTTGCACCTCAATTGCCTCTAGTGGAAGATAAGCGGTGTGCATTGGTTGTAATAAATTAATACCCAGACTACCAGGGTTAGCATCCTGACTAAAGAAAATATTTTTTACTGGTTGGAATAATTTCAACGATTTCCCGGTGCCATAGTGTATGATCGATACAGGATCTCTTTGCACTTCAGCAGCAACTAAGATCTCATGTGTAGCCGCCTGCAATTTCCCCTGATTCAACAGCTTCTTCGCCGGTTCATCGAATGGTATCCATCCGCGATCGAATAAAAACTTTGTCCAGAAACGGAAATAAAGCAAATGACCGGTGGCATGTTCATCACCGCCTAAATAGAAATCAATATTCTGCCAGTATTCAATGGCTTCTTTGGATGCAAAAGCATTTTCATTATGCGGATCTTGATAACGAAGATAGTACCAGCAGCTTCCCGCCCAGCCCGGCATGGTAGTAAGTTCATACTGGTATTTTCCTTTGTATTTCCAGTTGTCTGCCGCTCTTGCCAGCGGAGGTTCACCATCTTCGGTAGGCAGATACTTGTCAACTTCCGGTAAGATCAGCGGCAGGTCCTTTTCTTCGATGGTGGCCGGTATGCCCTGTTCATCATAATATACAGGAATGGGTTCGCCCCAATAGCGTTGCCGGCCAAAAATAGCATCACGCAAACGGAAATTAATTTTCCCTTTGCCTACTTTTTCAGCTTCGATTTGCCGGATGGCAAACGGTATGGCATCCTCCACCGGTAATCCGTTGAGGAAACCGGAATTCATACAGATGCCTTCTTTAGCCGTATACGCTTCTTTTGAAAGATCACCGCCGCTGATTACCTCCACCACCGGATGATGGCCAAGCTGCGCTGTCAATTCCGCTGCAAAGAAGTTTGCAAATGCAAAATCACGCGTATCATGGCCGGGAACTGCCATCACCGCGCCGGTACCATAGGTTGCCAGCACATAGTCTCCGATCCAAACGGGAATTTTCTTTTTACTGAACGGGTGAATCACATATGCGCCGGTAAATTGTCCGCTAATCCTTTTTACTTCCGACATACGGTCGCGCTCGCTTCTGTTGGTGGCAGCGGCGACATATGCGTTTACCACATCACGACAGGCATCAGTGGTTATCTGCTGCACCAACTCATGTTCGGGTGCCAGCGTAATAAAGGAAACGCCAAAAATGGTATCAGGACGCGTCGTAAAAACTTCGATGGACGCCGA includes:
- a CDS encoding GNAT family N-acetyltransferase; the protein is MQVTLRQATVDDTALLTELGITTFTEKWKDNYDEQTLKAYLSKAYDIGTIRQELQDSTFTYLLAAIPEQVIGFTKLSRQQQLADWIHEPCLEVCRIYVLQQFQGFKAGAIMMDAAIAIARQEKMESVVLGVWENNHRAIAFYKKLGFEKIGTHPFYTGDVVETDWVMRKGLT
- a CDS encoding leucine--tRNA ligase; this translates as MDYQFSKIEERAKEIWSSRQVFRTEADHARPKYYVLDMFPYPSGAGLHVGHPLGYIGSDIIARYKRLKGFNVLHPMGYDSFGLPAEQYAIQTGQHPAITTEQNIKTFREQMDKLGFSFDWSREVRTSDPKFYKWTQWIFIQLFHSWYNEKAGRAEAIDRLVGEFEKHGTTHLVLGSEQESFTADEWKTFSVKRQSDILLQHRLAYIADAWVNWCPALGTVLANDEVKDGVSERGGYPVERKLMKQWSMRITAYADRLLKGLDDIDWSDSIKDAQRNWIGKSEGASVRFMLDGMSASIEVFTTRPDTIFGVSFITLAPEHELVQQITTDACRDVVNAYVAAATNRSERDRMSEVKRISGQFTGAYVIHPFSKKKIPVWIGDYVLATYGTGAVMAVPGHDTRDFAFANFFAAELTAQLGHHPVVEVISGGDLSKEAYTAKEGICMNSGFLNGLPVEDAIPFAIRQIEAEKVGKGKINFRLRDAIFGRQRYWGEPIPVYYDEQGIPATIEEKDLPLILPEVDKYLPTEDGEPPLARAADNWKYKGKYQYELTTMPGWAGSCWYYLRYQDPHNENAFASKEAIEYWQNIDFYLGGDEHATGHLLYFRFWTKFLFDRGWIPFDEPAKKLLNQGKLQAATHEILVAAEVQRDPVSIIHYGTGKSLKLFQPVKNIFFSQDANPGSLGINLLQPMHTAYLPLEAIEVQQVDGKNISIVNLERLSQIAGFENAVYVTQYGFYYNKDYYPFNDEGKKPFLAKYIGIEKISKSKYNVINPDHVVAEYGADAFRLYEMFLGPIEQSKPWDTKGIDGVYRFLKKMWKLFYDEDGRWLVTADAPVTTELKVLHRTIKKVADDMERLSFNTTVSAYMICVNEFVQLDCHKREILEPLLIILSPYAPFVTEFLWEKLGHEASIVKAAFPALDASLLVENTFEYPVAINGKTRAKMSFSLDVSTEEMEQEVRKNPAIQKYFEGKTPKKVIVVKGRMINVVV